A portion of the Salmo trutta chromosome 1, fSalTru1.1, whole genome shotgun sequence genome contains these proteins:
- the LOC115207342 gene encoding suppressor of cytokine signaling 3-like: MVAHSKFDSVMSSSPFDTTMRLPHRYKTFSSKVQYQLVVTTLHKLQESGFYWGSINGKEANAMLAAESVGTFLIRDSSDNRHFFTLSVKTASGTKNLRIQCDSGSFLLQTDPKSMQAVPRFDCVLKLVHHYMPPTKGASLVEKNTRGGNASYYIYSGGEKIPLELLKPFSSTMSSLQHLCRKTVNGHLDISSKRDQLPHPLKEFLQEYDAPI, translated from the coding sequence ATGGTAGCCCACAGCAAGTTTGACTCCGTCATGAGCAGCAGCCCCTTCGACACCACCATGCGGCTGCCTCACCGTTACAAGACCTTCAGCTCCAAGGTGCAGTACCAGCTCGTCGTCACCACCCTGCACAAGCTCCAGGAGAGCGGCTTCTATTGGGGCTCTATCAATGGCAAGGAGGCCAACGCCATGCTGGCCGCCGAGTCCGTCGGTACCTTCCTGATCCGCGACAGCTCCGACAACCGACACTTCTTCACGCTCAGCGTCAAGACGGCGTCTGGCACCAAGAACCTGCGCATCCAGTGTGACTCTGGGTCCTTCTTACTTCAGACGGACCCCAAGAGCATGCAGGCTGTGCCCCGCTTCGACTGCGTGCTCAAGCTGGTCCACCACTACATGCCACCCACCAAAGGGGCTTCGTTGGTGGAGAAAAACACGAGGGGAGGGAACGCCTCCTACTACATCTACTCTGGAGGGGAGAAGATCCCTCTGGAGCTCCTCAAACCTTTCTCCTCCACTATGTCCAGCCTGCAGCACCTGTGTAGGAAAACAGTCAACGGTCACCTGGACATATCCAGCAAACGGGACCAGCTTCCCCACCCGCTCAAAGAGTTCCTGCAGGAGTACGACGCGCCCATCTAG